One Roseburia rectibacter DNA window includes the following coding sequences:
- a CDS encoding glycoside hydrolase family 2 protein: protein MAQHEKFYLNGTWQLKKADETLLCPVEIPGSVLSGLTEHGLLEDPFYRMNEYPTRELLKNDFIFSREFELKKEEGRVYALCCDGIDTVADIFINGMLIKHVDNMHLRYRILCTNVLKNGTNNITVKIHSAIAYVNEHVPAAGKEIHYTACGAMEGNQYIRKAHSMFGWDWGPQLPDMGIWRDIFIDSYEKAELSDLHIRQEHIDGKVFLSAETKVMLPEKAQDGEIAEAEYLVLPQSAESNARILKESVGNNDSTLAENADNLEVKITLQTPDGKQISFSDGKCLVEDPKLWWPNGYGAQPLYTVRAELFLGGEFLDVKELRIGLRTLTVSREKDAWGEEFAFCVNGVKIFAKGADYIPEDCIYSKITPERIYELLDIAVACHFNCIRIWGGGYYPADVFYDYCDEHGLIVWQDFMYACNVYELTDALRESIIEETKDNVKRLRHHASLGLWCGNNEMESAWDHWGGFNDHSDALKQDYLTMFEKLIPEALKSENDATFYWPSSPSSGGNFTDPDSDDIGDRHYWDVWHGEKPFSDYENYYFRFCSEFGFQSFPCKKTINTFTLPEDRNIFSEVMESHQKNGSANAKILHYIAENFLYPKDFESLIYISQVLQAIAIKSGVEHWRRNRGRCMGAIYWQLNDNWPVASWASIDYFGRWKALQYFSRHFYADVLGSLKVSEDAVYTPYLQNETMQEVSSDVTVFVKNMLGEVLWKNSQRAVCEPLSVKAMGPVSLKDVIEGRESEVFVEAVFTHSDGTLSRQVEMPKPYKHMQIKKAEITFDVMIEGNLLTVRLKSDAPAFFVSVESNVDLVWSDNFMHLTGKEPYEITAVLPEGAEGVPKIRVRSLCDSWEVEE, encoded by the coding sequence ATGGCACAACATGAAAAATTTTATTTAAATGGTACCTGGCAGTTAAAAAAAGCGGATGAAACACTGCTCTGCCCGGTGGAGATTCCGGGTTCAGTACTTTCCGGACTGACAGAACACGGTTTACTTGAAGATCCATTTTACCGGATGAATGAGTACCCGACAAGAGAGCTGCTGAAAAATGATTTTATTTTTTCAAGGGAATTTGAACTGAAAAAAGAAGAGGGAAGAGTGTATGCACTCTGCTGTGACGGAATCGACACGGTGGCAGATATTTTTATCAACGGCATGCTGATAAAGCATGTGGATAACATGCATCTTCGTTACCGGATCCTGTGCACAAATGTCCTGAAAAACGGGACAAACAATATCACAGTGAAAATCCATTCTGCAATCGCATATGTAAACGAACATGTGCCGGCAGCGGGAAAAGAGATTCATTACACGGCATGCGGTGCGATGGAAGGAAATCAGTATATCCGGAAAGCACATTCCATGTTTGGCTGGGACTGGGGTCCACAGTTACCGGATATGGGGATCTGGCGTGATATTTTTATTGACAGCTATGAGAAGGCAGAACTGTCTGATCTGCATATCAGACAGGAACACATAGATGGAAAAGTTTTTCTGTCGGCAGAAACAAAAGTGATGTTGCCGGAAAAGGCACAGGACGGTGAAATTGCGGAAGCTGAGTATCTGGTATTACCACAGAGTGCGGAAAGTAATGCCCGGATATTGAAAGAAAGTGTGGGAAACAATGATTCGACACTGGCAGAGAATGCAGATAATCTTGAGGTAAAAATCACGTTGCAGACACCGGATGGAAAACAGATTTCTTTTTCGGATGGAAAATGTCTGGTTGAAGATCCGAAACTCTGGTGGCCGAACGGATACGGTGCACAGCCGCTTTATACGGTGCGTGCGGAACTTTTTCTGGGCGGAGAATTTCTGGATGTAAAAGAGCTGCGCATTGGTCTGCGTACATTGACGGTCAGCCGGGAAAAGGATGCATGGGGTGAGGAGTTTGCATTTTGTGTCAATGGGGTAAAGATTTTTGCCAAGGGTGCGGATTATATCCCGGAGGACTGTATTTATTCAAAGATTACACCTGAGCGCATTTATGAATTGCTGGATATTGCGGTGGCGTGTCATTTTAACTGTATCCGTATCTGGGGTGGTGGATATTATCCGGCGGATGTTTTCTATGATTACTGTGATGAGCATGGTCTGATCGTATGGCAGGATTTTATGTATGCCTGCAATGTCTACGAACTTACGGATGCGTTGCGGGAGAGCATTATAGAAGAAACAAAAGATAATGTAAAAAGATTAAGACACCACGCAAGTCTTGGACTTTGGTGTGGCAACAATGAGATGGAATCAGCCTGGGATCACTGGGGTGGTTTTAATGATCATTCGGATGCATTAAAACAGGATTACCTGACAATGTTTGAAAAGCTGATCCCGGAAGCATTAAAGAGTGAAAATGATGCAACGTTTTACTGGCCTTCTTCCCCATCATCCGGCGGTAATTTTACGGACCCGGACAGCGATGATATCGGGGATCGTCATTACTGGGATGTATGGCATGGAGAAAAGCCGTTTTCTGACTATGAAAATTACTATTTTAGATTTTGCTCAGAATTTGGATTCCAGTCGTTCCCTTGTAAAAAAACCATCAATACCTTTACCCTGCCTGAGGATCGCAATATCTTTTCCGAAGTTATGGAGAGTCATCAGAAAAATGGTTCTGCAAATGCTAAAATTCTGCATTATATTGCGGAGAACTTTTTATATCCAAAAGATTTTGAGAGTCTGATCTATATCAGCCAGGTGCTGCAGGCAATCGCAATCAAAAGCGGTGTGGAACACTGGCGCAGAAACAGGGGACGCTGTATGGGTGCAATTTACTGGCAGTTAAATGATAACTGGCCGGTCGCATCCTGGGCAAGTATTGATTATTTTGGAAGATGGAAGGCACTGCAGTATTTTTCAAGACATTTTTATGCGGATGTACTCGGCAGCTTAAAGGTATCTGAAGATGCAGTCTATACGCCATATCTGCAAAATGAGACAATGCAGGAAGTATCGTCTGATGTCACGGTTTTCGTGAAAAATATGCTGGGGGAAGTTCTCTGGAAAAATTCGCAGCGTGCAGTATGTGAACCGTTGTCCGTGAAAGCAATGGGGCCGGTTTCTTTGAAAGATGTGATAGAAGGCAGGGAAAGTGAAGTTTTTGTGGAGGCGGTATTTACACACTCCGATGGAACTTTGAGCCGTCAGGTTGAAATGCCAAAACCGTATAAACATATGCAGATCAAAAAAGCAGAGATTACTTTTGATGTAATGATAGAAGGCAATCTGCTGACGGTGCGGTTAAAATCAGATGCTCCGGCATTTTTCGTTTCAGTGGAGAGTAATGTGGATCTGGTCTGGTCGGATAATTTTATGCATCTGACCGGAAAAGAACCTTATGAGATTACGGCTGTTTTGCCGGAGGGGGCAGAAGGCGTGCCTAAGATCCGGGTACGGTCACTGTGCGATTCATGGGAAGTGGAAGAATAA
- a CDS encoding alpha/beta hydrolase → MKVYCFGEKEKPVIFLFPGTCCHWKGNFEKVIEPLEEYFQVACVSYDGFDETEQTEFPTMTEETEKIEQYIKKEFGGHICAAYGCSLGGSFVGLLAARQNIHMDYGILGGSDLDQSGKISAKLMTKLMAPIFYPFLKKGEMKIPFMKKKMEKMMAEDDGYIKAFMDMIKTPDADMSHITKKSVENQFYSDLITPLPDQIDPPGTEIHILYALKMGEKYRARYQKHFKRPVLHELDLQHEELLAVYPDKWVKLITEICGG, encoded by the coding sequence ATGAAAGTATATTGTTTTGGAGAGAAAGAAAAACCGGTTATTTTCCTTTTCCCGGGAACCTGTTGTCACTGGAAAGGAAATTTTGAAAAAGTGATAGAGCCGTTAGAAGAATATTTTCAGGTGGCATGTGTTTCCTATGATGGATTTGATGAGACGGAGCAGACAGAGTTTCCAACGATGACAGAGGAGACGGAAAAGATAGAGCAGTATATAAAGAAAGAATTTGGCGGTCATATCTGTGCCGCATATGGCTGTTCTCTTGGCGGTTCCTTTGTTGGATTACTTGCAGCACGTCAGAATATCCATATGGATTATGGGATTTTAGGTGGTTCTGATTTAGACCAGTCCGGGAAGATTTCAGCGAAACTTATGACAAAACTGATGGCACCGATCTTTTATCCGTTTCTTAAGAAAGGTGAGATGAAAATTCCTTTTATGAAAAAGAAAATGGAAAAGATGATGGCAGAAGACGATGGCTATATCAAAGCATTTATGGATATGATAAAGACACCGGATGCTGATATGAGCCACATTACAAAAAAGAGTGTCGAAAACCAGTTTTATTCTGATCTGATCACGCCACTGCCAGATCAGATCGACCCGCCGGGAACAGAGATACATATTTTATATGCCCTTAAAATGGGAGAAAAGTATCGTGCGCGATATCAAAAGCATTTTAAAAGACCGGTTCTGCATGAGTTGGATCTGCAGCATGAAGAACTGCTTGCAGTTTATCCGGATAAGTGGGTGAAACTGATCACGGAGATCTGTGGTGGGTGA
- the eno gene encoding phosphopyruvate hydratase, with product MNYLAIEKVIGREILDSRGNPTVEAEVYLVDGTIGRGMAPSGASTGEFEALELRDGDKSRYLGKGVTKAVENINTIINDTIVGMDASDIYAVDAAMIAADGTKDKSKLGANAILAVSIAAARAASISLDIPLYRFLGGISGNRLPVPMMNILNGGAHAANTVDVQEFMIMPVGAPSFKEALRWCAEVFHALATLLKSKGLATSVGDEGGFAPDLASDEEAIEYILDAVKNAGYEPGRDFRIAMDAASSEWKSEKGKGFYKLPKAGTEFTSAELIEHWKKLVEKYPIISIEDALDEEDWDGWKLLTKELGGKVQLVGDDLFVTNTERLKKGIDNGCGNAILIKLNQIGSVSETLEAIKMAHKAGYTAISSHRSGETEDTTIADLAVALNTCQIKTGAPSRTERVAKYNQLLRIEEELGSAAVYPGMGAFNVK from the coding sequence ATGAATTATTTAGCGATTGAAAAAGTAATCGGAAGAGAGATTTTAGACTCCAGAGGTAATCCTACCGTGGAAGCTGAAGTATATTTAGTGGACGGTACCATTGGAAGGGGAATGGCACCAAGCGGTGCATCGACCGGAGAATTTGAAGCATTAGAGCTTCGCGACGGCGATAAGTCGAGATATCTTGGCAAAGGCGTTACCAAGGCAGTTGAAAATATTAATACAATTATCAACGATACAATCGTTGGAATGGATGCCAGCGACATTTATGCAGTGGATGCAGCGATGATCGCAGCAGACGGAACAAAGGATAAATCAAAACTGGGAGCAAATGCGATCTTAGCAGTGTCGATTGCAGCGGCACGTGCAGCTTCCATCTCACTTGATATTCCGCTTTACCGTTTCTTAGGCGGCATTTCAGGCAACCGTCTGCCAGTTCCTATGATGAATATTTTAAATGGTGGTGCACATGCAGCAAACACGGTAGACGTGCAGGAGTTCATGATCATGCCGGTCGGTGCACCGAGTTTTAAGGAGGCGCTCCGCTGGTGTGCGGAAGTGTTCCACGCACTTGCTACATTGTTAAAGAGCAAAGGACTTGCAACTTCTGTCGGTGATGAAGGTGGTTTTGCACCGGATCTTGCATCTGATGAAGAGGCAATCGAGTACATATTAGATGCTGTGAAAAATGCAGGATACGAGCCGGGCAGAGATTTCAGAATTGCAATGGATGCAGCTTCCTCCGAGTGGAAGAGCGAGAAAGGAAAAGGATTTTATAAACTGCCAAAGGCGGGCACCGAATTTACTTCTGCAGAACTGATCGAGCACTGGAAGAAACTGGTTGAAAAATACCCGATCATTTCCATCGAGGATGCACTTGATGAGGAAGACTGGGATGGCTGGAAACTTCTGACCAAAGAACTTGGCGGTAAGGTACAGCTTGTCGGGGACGATTTATTCGTAACTAATACAGAGCGTCTGAAAAAAGGTATCGACAATGGCTGTGGCAATGCGATTCTGATCAAGTTAAATCAGATCGGTTCCGTATCTGAGACCTTAGAGGCAATCAAGATGGCTCATAAGGCAGGCTACACGGCGATTTCTTCCCACCGTTCCGGTGAGACGGAAGACACCACGATTGCAGATCTCGCGGTGGCATTAAATACCTGCCAGATCAAGACCGGCGCACCGAGCAGAACGGAGCGTGTTGCAAAATACAACCAGCTTCTCCGCATTGAGGAAGAACTTGGAAGTGCAGCAGTGTATCCGGGAATGGGTGCATTTAATGTAAAATAA
- the sufC gene encoding Fe-S cluster assembly ATPase SufC, with translation MDRSMLKIKDLTVGVEDKELLHHVNLEIKRGETHVLMGPNGAGKSTLGYVLMGNPKYQVKGGIIEFLGKDITEEPADKRAQDGIFLSFQEPLEVPGLALDSFLNNAVRKRRGDKVRIWTFMKEVDAAMKILQMDESYKSRALNVGFSGGEKKKTEILQMMLLKPELAILDETDSGLDVDAVRLVSAGIEEYRKNNDKGLLIITHSTRILEHLHVDYTHIMVDGQIVATGDGSLVDKINREGYKDYLA, from the coding sequence ATGGATAGATCAATGTTAAAGATAAAAGATCTGACTGTGGGTGTGGAGGACAAAGAACTGCTGCACCATGTCAATCTGGAGATAAAACGTGGTGAGACGCATGTGCTGATGGGACCGAATGGAGCCGGAAAATCGACACTTGGCTATGTGCTGATGGGCAATCCGAAATATCAAGTTAAAGGGGGAATCATTGAATTCCTCGGAAAAGATATCACAGAGGAACCGGCGGATAAGAGAGCGCAGGACGGAATTTTCCTGTCATTTCAGGAGCCACTCGAAGTACCGGGACTGGCACTGGATTCCTTTTTAAATAATGCAGTGCGCAAACGGCGGGGAGATAAAGTGCGGATCTGGACATTTATGAAAGAAGTGGATGCTGCAATGAAGATTTTGCAGATGGATGAGTCCTATAAAAGCCGTGCATTAAACGTTGGATTTTCTGGTGGAGAGAAAAAGAAAACGGAGATTTTACAGATGATGCTGTTAAAACCAGAACTTGCAATTTTGGACGAAACAGATTCCGGACTGGATGTGGATGCGGTACGTCTCGTTTCGGCAGGCATTGAGGAATACCGGAAAAATAATGACAAAGGACTATTGATCATCACACACAGCACCAGGATCTTAGAGCATCTGCACGTGGATTATACACATATCATGGTGGATGGGCAGATTGTTGCGACCGGGGATGGAAGCCTGGTGGACAAGATCAACCGCGAAGGATATAAAGACTATCTGGCGTAA
- the sufB gene encoding Fe-S cluster assembly protein SufB, which translates to MKEKTYVADIDRTIYDIRNDDKDAYHMEAGLTEEIVRKISDEKDDPVWMREFRMKSLQIYRQMKIPDWGPPIDGLDMDHIETYVRPKTQMRGKWSEVPGEIKDTFERLGIPEAERKSLAGVGAQYDSEMVYHHVKAEVEAQGVVYSDIESAMKGEYADMIRRHFMKLVKPNDHKFAALHGAVWSGGSFVYVPPGVSLDFPLQSYFRLNAPGAGQFEHTLIIVDEGAYLHFIEGCSAPRYNVANLHAGCVELFVHKNAKLRYSTIENWSKNMYNLNTKRALVEEGGTIEWVSGSFGSHTSYLYPMSILNGKGAHMEFTGITFAGKGQNLDTGAKVVQNAPDTSSYINTKSISKDGGISTFRSSVVIGKEAKNSKAAVSCESLMLDGISRSDTIPAMDIKTAMADVGHEAKIGRISDDAVFYLMSRGISEQEARSMIVSGFADDVSKELPLEYALEMNNLIQLEMEGSIG; encoded by the coding sequence ATGAAAGAAAAAACTTATGTAGCGGATATCGACCGCACGATTTATGATATCCGGAATGATGATAAAGATGCATACCATATGGAAGCGGGATTGACGGAAGAGATCGTGCGTAAAATTTCAGATGAAAAAGATGATCCGGTGTGGATGCGTGAGTTCCGGATGAAATCACTTCAGATTTACAGACAGATGAAAATCCCGGACTGGGGACCACCGATCGACGGACTTGATATGGATCACATTGAGACTTATGTGCGGCCGAAAACACAGATGCGGGGAAAATGGTCGGAAGTGCCGGGAGAGATCAAAGATACGTTTGAACGACTTGGAATACCGGAAGCGGAGCGAAAATCATTGGCAGGTGTCGGAGCGCAGTATGATTCTGAGATGGTCTACCATCATGTGAAAGCGGAAGTGGAAGCACAGGGAGTTGTATACAGTGACATTGAGAGTGCGATGAAGGGCGAATATGCCGACATGATCCGCAGACATTTTATGAAACTGGTCAAACCGAATGACCACAAATTTGCGGCACTGCACGGAGCCGTCTGGTCTGGAGGATCGTTTGTCTATGTGCCACCCGGAGTGTCCTTAGACTTCCCATTGCAGTCATATTTCAGACTGAATGCACCGGGAGCAGGACAGTTTGAACATACGCTTATCATTGTGGATGAGGGGGCATATCTGCATTTTATCGAAGGGTGTTCTGCACCGCGTTATAATGTGGCAAACCTGCATGCTGGATGTGTGGAATTATTTGTCCATAAAAATGCAAAGCTGCGCTATTCTACGATCGAAAACTGGTCAAAAAATATGTACAATCTGAATACAAAACGTGCGTTAGTCGAGGAGGGCGGAACGATCGAGTGGGTGTCCGGTTCTTTTGGTTCCCATACATCGTATCTGTACCCGATGAGTATTTTAAATGGAAAAGGTGCACACATGGAATTTACCGGCATCACGTTTGCCGGTAAAGGGCAGAACCTTGATACCGGTGCAAAAGTAGTGCAGAACGCGCCGGATACTTCTTCCTACATCAATACAAAATCAATCTCAAAAGATGGAGGAATCAGTACATTCCGCAGTTCCGTAGTCATTGGAAAAGAAGCGAAAAACAGTAAGGCGGCAGTATCCTGTGAATCTCTTATGCTGGATGGTATTTCAAGATCAGATACAATCCCGGCAATGGATATCAAAACCGCTATGGCGGATGTCGGGCATGAAGCAAAAATCGGCAGGATCAGTGATGACGCAGTTTTTTATCTGATGTCACGCGGCATCAGTGAGCAGGAGGCACGCTCAATGATCGTCAGCGGATTTGCGGATGATGTATCGAAAGAACTGCCACTGGAATATGCACTGGAAATGAACAATCTGATCCAGCTTGAGATGGAAGGGAGCATAGGCTGA
- a CDS encoding SufB/SufD family protein, giving the protein MEKEWIINELPAKTWNWLKMNESQVTAVTDAIPCIPQVGVETSDNSNGKLPEGVSFEKREIKKGIKTGMGAQISELGSQDMADTLRIEENVQIKSPVVISYQYDAEKNYFNRMQIIAEKDSEIEVIFIFSSDKNSSGTVIHQLLVDAKEGAKVKIYAAQLLGKNACALLDIGGACEKDTSVALLQMQLGAKDLYAGCQMELAGAHSTFRADIGYLADGNDRYDMNYVARHIGKKTESQMDANGILKGNAKKLFRGTIDFITGCAGAKGAESEEVLLIDEGVENQTIPLILCGEEDVEGSHGATIGRLDEQMLFYLASRGFDSEEAKRLVVRARVDALCAKIPSEEIQKEIQMMLDAQ; this is encoded by the coding sequence ATGGAAAAAGAATGGATTATAAACGAGCTTCCGGCAAAGACATGGAACTGGCTTAAGATGAATGAATCACAGGTTACGGCAGTTACAGATGCCATCCCATGCATACCGCAAGTTGGGGTGGAGACTTCGGATAATAGTAACGGAAAGCTGCCGGAGGGTGTAAGTTTTGAAAAAAGGGAAATAAAAAAAGGAATCAAAACCGGAATGGGAGCGCAGATATCAGAACTGGGCAGTCAGGATATGGCAGATACACTTCGGATCGAAGAAAATGTACAGATAAAAAGTCCGGTTGTTATTTCATATCAGTATGATGCAGAAAAAAATTACTTTAACCGCATGCAGATTATAGCTGAAAAAGACAGCGAAATAGAAGTTATTTTTATATTTTCCTCTGATAAAAATAGCAGTGGGACAGTGATACACCAGTTACTGGTTGATGCGAAAGAGGGAGCAAAAGTAAAAATATATGCCGCACAGCTTTTAGGTAAAAATGCATGTGCCCTACTTGATATCGGCGGTGCATGCGAAAAAGATACATCGGTGGCACTGCTTCAGATGCAGCTTGGTGCAAAAGATCTGTATGCGGGATGTCAGATGGAACTTGCCGGTGCACACAGTACATTTCGGGCAGACATTGGATATCTTGCGGATGGGAATGACCGTTATGACATGAACTATGTGGCAAGACATATTGGGAAAAAGACAGAAAGCCAGATGGATGCAAACGGCATTTTAAAAGGAAATGCGAAAAAACTGTTCCGCGGAACGATTGATTTTATCACAGGATGTGCCGGTGCGAAAGGTGCGGAGAGCGAGGAGGTGCTTTTGATCGATGAGGGTGTCGAAAATCAGACAATACCATTGATTCTCTGTGGGGAAGAAGATGTGGAAGGAAGCCACGGCGCGACGATCGGAAGACTTGATGAGCAGATGCTCTTTTATTTAGCAAGCAGAGGGTTCGACAGCGAAGAGGCAAAACGTCTTGTGGTGCGTGCAAGGGTTGACGCACTCTGTGCAAAAATCCCGTCAGAGGAGATACAAAAAGAAATCCAGATGATGCTGGATGCACAATGA